A genome region from Fervidobacterium changbaicum includes the following:
- a CDS encoding DEAD/DEAH box helicase has product MGNITLHQHQIEAIDAWFANNCRGIISMATGTGKTFTAIGALERLIQDQQKHVIFISAPYAHLVNQWQSSIKKYGLHVDVVLECHSKAAKWHEKAENALRKLRIGIFKRLIFLSTHNTLVGEKVNQLISSLPSNSEINLTIVADEVHGIGSEMRRENLSDAFNYRLGLSATPKRMYDEIGNRFLRYFFGDVIYEFSLCKAVNNINPDTQRTYLTPYYYYPIPCYLTDDEMRKYRILTEKIVKRVRNLDNITYADLEDDPEIRKLLFQRSKILKTSSSKYSALKYILNEIKSNGNVERTIVFCDEKLIDRVMEILQDEGVIAQKFVQELSYAERKHILKLFESGLIEVLVGIKMLDEGVDVPGVDKAIILSSSTNPREYIQRLGRVLRISPAKDYAYVYDVIVLPKLTGFEDNRVYKRILEVEFSRVEIMAQCAENLYEAIQVVNNIERGYIV; this is encoded by the coding sequence TTGGGAAACATAACTTTACACCAACATCAAATAGAAGCTATTGATGCCTGGTTTGCTAATAATTGCAGAGGAATAATATCGATGGCAACTGGTACAGGAAAAACATTTACCGCAATTGGAGCTTTGGAGCGTTTAATCCAAGATCAGCAAAAACATGTAATATTTATCTCAGCACCATATGCTCATTTAGTTAACCAGTGGCAGAGTTCAATTAAAAAGTACGGTCTTCACGTTGACGTCGTGTTAGAGTGCCACTCAAAAGCTGCCAAATGGCATGAAAAAGCTGAAAATGCGTTAAGGAAACTTCGAATAGGTATCTTTAAAAGATTGATCTTCCTATCAACTCACAACACGTTAGTTGGTGAAAAAGTGAATCAACTGATCAGCTCATTGCCTTCAAACTCAGAAATTAATCTCACGATTGTTGCCGATGAAGTTCACGGGATTGGTTCTGAAATGAGAAGAGAAAATCTCTCAGACGCATTCAATTATAGATTAGGGCTCAGCGCTACACCCAAGCGAATGTATGATGAGATTGGAAACAGATTTTTGCGCTATTTCTTTGGTGATGTGATTTATGAATTTTCTTTGTGCAAGGCCGTGAACAATATAAATCCTGACACTCAAAGAACGTACCTAACACCGTACTATTATTATCCAATTCCGTGTTATTTAACTGATGATGAAATGAGAAAATACCGAATTCTGACAGAAAAAATAGTGAAAAGGGTTCGAAATTTGGACAACATTACTTATGCCGACCTTGAAGACGACCCAGAGATCAGAAAACTACTATTTCAACGAAGCAAGATCTTGAAGACCTCAAGCTCGAAGTACTCAGCGCTAAAATATATCCTAAACGAAATCAAAAGTAATGGAAATGTGGAGAGGACAATAGTCTTTTGTGACGAAAAGCTTATTGACAGGGTAATGGAAATTTTACAAGATGAAGGTGTAATAGCCCAGAAGTTTGTTCAAGAGCTCTCATATGCTGAAAGGAAACATATTTTAAAACTTTTTGAATCAGGGTTGATTGAGGTGCTCGTAGGGATAAAAATGTTAGACGAAGGTGTCGATGTTCCAGGCGTTGATAAAGCAATAATACTTTCAAGTTCTACAAATCCACGAGAATACATCCAAAGACTGGGACGTGTATTAAGAATTTCTCCTGCAAAAGATTATGCATATGTGTATGATGTTATTGTACTTCCAAAGCTTACAGGTTTTGAAGATAACCGTGTTTATAAGCGCATCTTAGAAGTTGAGTTTTCAAGAGTTGAAATCATGGCTCAGTGCGCTGAAAATTTGTATGAAGCAATTCAGGTGGTTAACAATATTGAAAGGGGGTACATAGTATGA
- a CDS encoding MBL fold metallo-hydrolase — MKNASTTINISSSTLTILCNDELNPPLHSEHGFSILIEKSGEPTVLFDTGTTDVFIKNASIFGKDLSKVEYIVISHGHYDHAGGLKYLTTFGKKFKVFLRKDAFLPKYSGERFTGIDWESIKDAFEFVIINEKLVKITNSIYAFGPAWMKNNFEEPDPNFQVIKNGEKVRDFFEEELNLVIDEGDGIILITGCAHRGIINIVQDAIELFGKKVRLLIGGFHLYKSPREKIQMVVSILRQLSIEQIIPLHCSGELIREILL; from the coding sequence ATGAAAAATGCGTCAACAACGATTAATATTAGTTCATCAACACTAACAATTCTCTGCAACGACGAACTCAACCCACCGCTCCATTCCGAGCACGGTTTCTCCATACTTATCGAAAAATCCGGTGAACCAACGGTCTTGTTTGACACTGGAACGACTGATGTATTCATTAAGAATGCATCCATTTTTGGCAAAGATCTTTCGAAAGTAGAATACATCGTCATAAGCCATGGCCACTACGATCACGCAGGAGGGCTGAAGTACCTGACTACATTCGGAAAGAAATTCAAAGTCTTCTTAAGGAAAGATGCCTTCCTACCAAAATACAGCGGCGAGAGGTTCACAGGAATAGATTGGGAATCTATAAAGGATGCATTTGAGTTTGTGATTATAAACGAAAAACTTGTCAAAATTACAAACTCAATCTACGCATTTGGACCAGCCTGGATGAAGAATAACTTTGAGGAGCCAGATCCGAATTTTCAGGTTATAAAGAATGGAGAAAAAGTCAGAGACTTTTTTGAAGAAGAGCTGAACCTCGTCATCGATGAAGGTGATGGTATAATCCTAATAACCGGCTGTGCACACAGGGGGATAATAAACATTGTTCAGGATGCTATTGAACTGTTTGGCAAGAAAGTCAGACTTCTAATCGGTGGCTTCCATCTGTACAAATCACCAAGAGAAAAGATTCAAATGGTTGTTTCTATCCTCAGACAACTCTCCATTGAACAAATAATCCCACTCCACTGCAGCGGGGAATTGATTAGGGAGATTTTGTTATAA